From the genome of Fusobacterium varium, one region includes:
- the rplB gene encoding L3 — translation MAIRKMKAMTNGTRHMSRLVNEDLDNVRPEKSLTVPLKSAYGRDNYGHRTCRDRQKGHKRLYRIIDFKRNKLDVPARVESIEYDPNRTANIALLFYVDGEKRYILAPKGLKKGDMVMAGSQAEIKPGNALKIKDMPVGVQIHNIELQRGKGGQLVRSAGTAARLVAKEGTYCHIELPSGELRLIHGECMATIGEVGNSEHSLVQIGKAGRNRNMGKRPHVRGSVMNPVDHPHGGGEGKNPVGRKAPLTPWGKPAMGVKTRGKKTTDKFIVRRRNDK, via the coding sequence ATGGCTATTAGAAAAATGAAAGCAATGACTAATGGAACAAGACATATGTCTAGATTAGTCAATGAAGATTTAGATAATGTAAGACCTGAAAAGTCTTTAACTGTACCTTTAAAATCTGCTTATGGTAGAGACAACTATGGACACAGAACTTGTAGAGACAGACAAAAAGGACACAAAAGACTTTACAGAATTATCGACTTCAAAAGAAACAAACTTGATGTACCTGCTAGAGTAGAATCTATCGAGTACGATCCAAATAGAACTGCTAATATTGCTCTTCTATTCTATGTAGATGGAGAGAAAAGATACATACTAGCACCTAAAGGATTAAAAAAGGGCGACATGGTTATGGCAGGATCTCAAGCTGAGATTAAACCAGGAAACGCACTAAAAATAAAAGACATGCCAGTAGGGGTTCAAATTCATAATATTGAACTACAAAGAGGAAAGGGTGGACAATTAGTAAGATCCGCAGGAACAGCAGCAAGACTTGTTGCTAAAGAAGGAACTTACTGTCACATAGAGTTACCATCAGGTGAACTTAGATTAATTCACGGTGAATGTATGGCAACTATCGGAGAAGTAGGAAATTCTGAACATAGCTTAGTTCAAATCGGTAAAGCTGGAAGAAACAGAAATATGGGTAAAAGACCTCATGTAAGAGGATCTGTAATGAACCCTGTTGATCACCCTCATGGAGGAGGAGAAGGTAAGAATCCAGTAGGTAGAAAAGCTCCTTTAACACCTTGGGGTAAACCTGCAATGGGTGTTAAAACTAGAGGTAAGAAAACTACAGATAAATTTATCGTAAGAAGAAGAAACGATAAATAA
- the rplP gene encoding 50S ribosomal protein L16, whose translation MLMPKRTKHRKMFRGRMKGTAQRGNTVAFGDYGLQALEPHWITNRQIESCRVAINRTFKREGKTFIRIFPDKPITARPAGVRMGKGKGNVEGWVAVVKPGRIMFEVSGVTEERALVALRKAAMKLPISCKIVKKENGGEN comes from the coding sequence ATGTTAATGCCAAAAAGAACAAAACATAGAAAAATGTTTAGAGGTAGAATGAAAGGTACTGCTCAAAGAGGAAATACTGTAGCATTCGGAGATTACGGACTACAAGCTCTTGAGCCACACTGGATTACTAATAGACAAATAGAATCATGCAGGGTTGCTATCAACAGAACTTTTAAAAGAGAAGGAAAAACTTTTATTAGAATATTTCCTGACAAACCAATCACAGCAAGACCAGCTGGAGTGAGAATGGGTAAAGGTAAAGGAAATGTTGAAGGTTGGGTAGCAGTTGTAAAACCTGGAAGAATCATGTTCGAAGTTTCAGGAGTAACTGAAGAAAGAGCATTAGTAGCTTTGAGAAAAGCTGCAATGAAACTTCCAATTAGTTGTAAAATCGTAAAGAAAGAGAATGGTGGTGAAAACTAA
- the rpsS gene encoding 30S ribosomal protein S19, whose amino-acid sequence MKKVEDAVATENLKAVIKTWSRRSTIFPNFIGITFGVYNGKKHIPVHVTEQMVGHKLGEFAPTRTYYGHGVDKKKKK is encoded by the coding sequence ATGAAAAAAGTTGAAGATGCAGTTGCAACTGAAAACTTAAAAGCAGTAATTAAAACTTGGTCAAGAAGATCGACTATATTCCCTAATTTCATTGGAATCACTTTTGGTGTGTACAATGGTAAAAAGCACATACCTGTTCACGTAACTGAGCAAATGGTTGGACACAAACTAGGTGAGTTTGCACCAACTAGAACTTACTACGGACACGGTGTGGATAAAAAGAAGAAAAAATAA
- the rplV gene encoding 50S ribosomal protein L22, which yields MYDIKEVGLVEARAITRFVRLSPRKARLVADLVRGKSALEALDILDFTNKKAARIIKKTLASAVANATNNFKMDEDKLVVSTIMINDGPALKRIMPRAMGRADIIRKPTAHIVVAVSEK from the coding sequence ATGTATGATATAAAGGAGGTTGGACTAGTGGAAGCTAGAGCAATAACTAGATTCGTAAGATTGTCTCCTAGAAAAGCTAGGTTAGTAGCTGACTTAGTAAGAGGAAAATCAGCGCTAGAAGCATTAGATATTCTAGATTTTACAAACAAAAAAGCAGCTAGAATTATAAAGAAAACATTAGCATCAGCTGTTGCTAATGCAACTAACAACTTCAAAATGGATGAAGATAAGTTAGTAGTTTCAACAATAATGATTAATGACGGACCAGCTCTTAAAAGAATAATGCCTAGAGCTATGGGAAGAGCGGATATAATCAGAAAACCAACAGCTCACATTGTAGTGGCAGTTTCTGAAAAGTAG
- the rplX gene encoding 50S ribosomal protein L24 → MAKPKIKFVPESLHVKTGDLVYVISGKDKGKTGKVLKVFPKKGKVVVEGINMITKHMKPTPINPQGGVVTKEAAIFSSKVMLFDEKAGKPTRVGHKVVDGKKVRYSKVSGEVL, encoded by the coding sequence GTGGCTAAACCTAAGATCAAATTTGTACCTGAATCATTACATGTAAAGACTGGAGATTTAGTATATGTCATCTCTGGAAAAGACAAAGGTAAAACAGGTAAAGTTTTAAAAGTATTCCCTAAAAAAGGGAAGGTAGTAGTTGAAGGAATAAACATGATTACTAAACATATGAAGCCAACTCCAATAAACCCACAAGGTGGAGTTGTAACTAAGGAAGCTGCTATATTCTCATCAAAAGTTATGCTTTTTGATGAAAAAGCAGGAAAACCTACAAGAGTTGGTCATAAAGTAGTAGATGGTAAAAAAGTAAGATACTCTAAAGTATCTGGAGAAGTTCTATAA
- the secY gene encoding preprotein translocase subunit SecY, which produces MTLMEKFYAKLSSIRKIPELRDRIIFTLIMFLVARVGTYIPAPGIDVDRLATMTAQSDILGYINMFSGGAFKRVSIFALGIVPYINASIVFSLLAVIIPKIEEIQKDGEAGRNKINQWTRYLTIAIAIVQGFGVCMWLQSVGLVTTPGILFFLTTVVTLTAGTVFLMWIGEQISIKGIGNGVSLLIFLNVISGGPSSVVQTIQTMKGSKFLIPVLILIAGAAVITVAGIVIFQLGQRKIPIHYVGKGFSGKGGMGQNSYIPLKLNSAGVMPVIFASVVMMIPSVIINAIPSQYTFKTTLAMVFSQKHPVYMIIYAIVIIFFSFFYTAIVFDPEKVADNLKQGGGTIPGIRPGNETVEYLEGVVTRITWGGAFFLAIISILPYTIFTAFNLPVFFGGTGIIIVVGVAIDTVQQINAHLVMREYKGFI; this is translated from the coding sequence TTGACTTTGATGGAAAAATTTTATGCAAAATTAAGTAGTATTAGGAAAATTCCTGAGCTAAGAGATAGAATTATCTTCACCTTGATAATGTTCTTAGTTGCTAGAGTTGGAACATATATTCCAGCTCCTGGCATAGATGTAGACAGACTTGCAACTATGACAGCACAAAGCGACATATTGGGATACATTAACATGTTTTCAGGTGGAGCTTTTAAAAGAGTTTCTATTTTTGCTCTAGGGATTGTTCCTTATATTAACGCTTCAATCGTTTTCAGCCTTTTGGCTGTAATCATTCCTAAAATTGAAGAAATTCAAAAAGATGGAGAAGCAGGAAGAAACAAGATCAATCAATGGACGAGATACTTGACAATAGCTATTGCTATAGTTCAAGGTTTTGGAGTATGTATGTGGCTTCAGTCTGTAGGACTGGTTACTACACCAGGAATATTGTTCTTCTTGACAACAGTAGTTACTTTGACTGCAGGTACTGTTTTTCTTATGTGGATAGGGGAACAGATATCAATAAAAGGAATAGGAAATGGAGTTTCATTACTTATCTTCTTGAATGTAATATCTGGAGGACCATCTAGCGTTGTTCAGACAATTCAAACAATGAAGGGAAGTAAATTCCTTATCCCTGTGCTTATTCTTATAGCAGGAGCAGCAGTAATTACAGTAGCAGGGATAGTAATTTTCCAATTGGGACAAAGAAAAATACCTATTCACTATGTAGGAAAAGGATTTAGTGGAAAAGGAGGTATGGGTCAAAACTCATACATACCTTTAAAACTTAACAGTGCAGGAGTAATGCCTGTTATCTTTGCATCAGTAGTTATGATGATACCATCAGTAATTATAAATGCAATACCTTCACAATATACTTTCAAAACTACATTGGCAATGGTATTCAGCCAAAAACATCCAGTATATATGATAATATATGCAATAGTAATAATATTTTTCTCATTCTTCTACACAGCAATAGTTTTCGATCCTGAAAAGGTTGCTGATAACTTAAAGCAGGGTGGAGGAACTATTCCTGGAATAAGACCAGGAAATGAAACAGTTGAGTATTTAGAAGGAGTTGTAACAAGGATAACTTGGGGTGGAGCTTTCTTCTTAGCAATAATATCTATACTTCCATATACAATATTTACTGCCTTTAATCTTCCAGTATTCTTTGGAGGAACTGGGATAATAATTGTAGTTGGAGTTGCAATAGATACTGTTCAGCAAATTAATGCTCATCTTGTTATGAGAGAATACAAAGGGTTTATATAA
- the rplW gene encoding 50S ribosomal protein L23, which translates to MTSYDIVKKPVITEKTETLRREYNKYTFEVSPKANKIQIKKAIEELFNVKVETVSTLNSKPVTKRHGMKLYKTQAKKKAIVKLAQGNTITYFKEV; encoded by the coding sequence ATGACATCATATGATATAGTAAAAAAACCTGTAATAACTGAAAAAACTGAAACACTTAGAAGAGAGTACAACAAGTACACTTTCGAAGTGAGCCCAAAAGCTAACAAGATTCAAATCAAAAAAGCAATTGAGGAATTATTTAATGTAAAAGTTGAAACAGTATCAACTCTTAACAGCAAACCTGTTACTAAAAGACACGGAATGAAACTTTACAAAACTCAAGCTAAAAAGAAGGCAATCGTTAAATTAGCTCAAGGAAATACAATAACTTACTTTAAAGAAGTATAA
- the rpmD gene encoding 50S ribosomal protein L30: protein MVKLRIELVKSIIGRKPNHIATVKSLGLKKMNDVVEHVETPELKGKLAQVSYLLKVEEVQA, encoded by the coding sequence ATGGTAAAGCTTAGAATAGAGCTTGTGAAAAGCATAATCGGAAGAAAGCCTAACCACATAGCAACTGTAAAGTCGCTAGGGCTTAAGAAGATGAACGATGTAGTGGAGCATGTAGAAACTCCTGAGTTAAAAGGAAAACTAGCTCAAGTTTCTTACTTACTTAAAGTAGAGGAGGTGCAAGCATAA
- the rplE gene encoding 50S ribosomal protein L5 yields the protein MSKYVSRYHKLYNDVIVPALMKDLGINNIMECPKLEKIVVNMGVGEATQNVKLIDAAMGDLTIISGQKPVVRKAKKSEAGFKLREGMPIGAKVTLRKERMYDFLDRLVNVVLPRVRDFEGVPADAFDGRGNYSLGLRDQLVFPEIEFDKVDKLLGMSITMVSSAKDDEEGRALLKAFGMPFKK from the coding sequence GTGTCTAAATACGTTTCTAGATATCATAAATTGTATAACGATGTTATAGTTCCAGCTCTTATGAAAGACTTAGGAATTAATAACATTATGGAATGTCCAAAGCTAGAAAAAATAGTTGTAAATATGGGAGTAGGAGAAGCTACTCAAAATGTAAAATTAATAGATGCAGCTATGGGAGATTTAACTATCATCTCTGGACAAAAGCCAGTAGTAAGAAAAGCTAAAAAATCTGAAGCTGGATTTAAGTTAAGAGAAGGAATGCCAATCGGAGCAAAAGTTACTTTAAGAAAAGAAAGAATGTACGACTTTTTAGATAGATTAGTGAATGTAGTTCTTCCAAGAGTAAGAGACTTCGAAGGAGTTCCAGCTGACGCATTTGATGGAAGAGGAAACTACTCTCTAGGATTAAGAGATCAATTAGTTTTCCCTGAAATTGAATTCGATAAAGTTGATAAACTTTTAGGAATGTCTATCACTATGGTTTCTTCTGCAAAAGATGACGAAGAAGGAAGAGCTTTACTTAAGGCGTTTGGAATGCCTTTCAAAAAGTAA
- the ldhA gene encoding D-lactate dehydrogenase → MKILFYDTKPYDKEFFNKYNKDYGFDIKYLTGKLTEESADLAKGYDVISVFVNDTVNKKVIDILVECGVKLIAMRCAGYNNVSLKDIDGRIKVVRVPAYSPYSIAEYTVGMIMTLNRKIHKAYIRTREGNFSITGLMGYDLHKKTAGIIGAGKIAQILIKILKGFGMKVIAYDPYPNYEKAKELGFEFTDLDTLYKESDIISLNCPLTQETRYMINRNSMNKMKDGVMIVNTGRGMLIDTVDLIEALKDKKIGAAALDVYEEEADYFFEDYSNMVIEDDILGRLLSFNNVLVTSHQAFFTKEAVEEITRVTMENIKRFLEGKPLENEVKYVEK, encoded by the coding sequence ATGAAAATATTATTTTATGATACAAAACCATATGATAAAGAATTTTTTAATAAATATAATAAAGATTATGGATTTGATATAAAATATTTGACTGGAAAATTAACTGAAGAAAGTGCTGATTTAGCAAAAGGATATGATGTTATATCTGTTTTTGTCAATGATACTGTAAATAAAAAAGTAATAGATATACTTGTAGAATGTGGTGTAAAGCTCATAGCTATGAGGTGTGCAGGATATAATAATGTGTCTTTAAAGGATATAGATGGAAGAATAAAGGTAGTGAGAGTACCAGCTTATTCTCCATATTCTATTGCAGAATATACTGTTGGAATGATAATGACATTGAACAGAAAGATTCATAAAGCATATATTCGTACCAGAGAAGGAAATTTTTCTATAACAGGACTTATGGGATATGATTTACATAAAAAGACAGCTGGAATAATAGGGGCAGGAAAAATAGCTCAGATATTAATAAAAATATTAAAAGGTTTTGGAATGAAAGTCATAGCATATGATCCATATCCTAATTATGAAAAAGCAAAAGAATTAGGATTTGAATTTACTGATTTGGATACTCTATACAAAGAATCAGATATAATATCTTTAAACTGTCCATTGACTCAGGAAACAAGATATATGATTAACAGAAATTCTATGAACAAGATGAAAGATGGAGTTATGATAGTGAATACAGGAAGAGGAATGCTGATTGACACAGTAGATTTGATAGAAGCATTAAAGGATAAAAAAATAGGAGCTGCTGCATTAGATGTATATGAAGAAGAGGCAGACTATTTTTTTGAAGATTATTCAAATATGGTAATAGAAGATGATATTCTTGGAAGACTTCTTTCGTTCAATAATGTGCTTGTAACATCACATCAGGCATTTTTTACAAAAGAAGCTGTAGAAGAGATAACTAGAGTGACAATGGAAAATATAAAAAGATTTCTAGAAGGAAAACCTCTAGAAAATGAAGTGAAGTATGTAGAGAAGTAA
- the rpsE gene encoding 30S ribosomal protein S5 has protein sequence MSKLANREEKQYQEKLLKISRVSKTTKGGRTISFSVLAAIGDGEGKIGLGLGKANGVPDAIKKAIASAKKNMVEVSLKGKTIPHEIAGKWGATTLWMAPAYEGTGVIAGSAAREILELVGVHDILTKIKGSRNKHNVARATVEALKMLRTAEKIAAQRGKEVKDILS, from the coding sequence TTGTCTAAGTTAGCAAATAGAGAAGAAAAACAATATCAAGAAAAATTATTGAAAATTTCAAGAGTTTCTAAGACAACTAAAGGAGGAAGAACAATATCTTTCTCAGTTTTAGCAGCAATTGGAGATGGAGAAGGAAAAATCGGATTAGGATTAGGGAAAGCAAATGGTGTACCTGATGCTATAAAGAAAGCTATCGCTTCTGCTAAAAAGAACATGGTAGAGGTTTCTTTAAAAGGAAAAACTATTCCTCATGAAATCGCTGGAAAATGGGGTGCAACAACTTTATGGATGGCACCTGCATATGAAGGAACTGGAGTAATTGCTGGATCGGCAGCAAGAGAAATATTAGAGCTTGTAGGAGTTCATGATATTTTAACTAAAATCAAAGGTTCTAGAAATAAACATAATGTGGCAAGAGCTACTGTTGAAGCATTAAAAATGTTAAGAACAGCTGAAAAAATAGCAGCTCAAAGAGGAAAAGAAGTTAAAGATATCTTAAGCTAG
- the rplN gene encoding 50S ribosomal protein L14, translating to MVQQQTILNVADNSGAKKLMIIRVLGGSKKRFGRIGDIVVASVKEAIPGGNVKKGDVVKAVIVRTRKELRREDGSYIKFDDNAGVIINTNNEPKATRIFGPVARELRAKNFMKIVSLAPEVI from the coding sequence ATGGTACAACAACAAACTATCCTTAATGTTGCTGACAACTCTGGAGCTAAGAAACTTATGATTATAAGAGTTCTTGGTGGATCTAAAAAAAGATTCGGAAGAATTGGTGACATCGTTGTCGCATCAGTTAAGGAAGCAATACCTGGTGGAAACGTTAAAAAAGGTGACGTAGTAAAAGCTGTAATAGTAAGAACAAGAAAAGAATTAAGAAGAGAAGATGGATCATATATAAAATTTGATGATAACGCAGGAGTTATAATCAATACTAACAATGAACCAAAAGCAACAAGAATATTTGGACCAGTTGCAAGAGAGCTAAGAGCAAAAAACTTTATGAAAATAGTATCTCTAGCTCCTGAAGTAATCTAA
- the rplR gene encoding BL22 has product MFKKVDRQAVRTRKHLSIRSKISGTADRPRLSVYRSNNNIFAQLIDDVNGVTLVSASTIDKELKANIANGGNVEAAKTVGKALAERATGKGITAIVFDRSGYKYTGRIAALAEAAREAGLSF; this is encoded by the coding sequence TTGTTTAAGAAGGTAGATAGACAAGCTGTAAGAACAAGAAAGCATTTATCAATCAGAAGTAAAATTTCTGGTACAGCTGATAGACCAAGACTTTCTGTATATAGATCAAACAACAATATCTTTGCTCAATTAATCGACGATGTGAATGGAGTAACATTAGTTTCTGCATCTACAATAGATAAAGAATTAAAAGCAAATATTGCAAATGGTGGAAATGTTGAAGCTGCAAAAACTGTTGGTAAGGCACTTGCAGAAAGAGCAACAGGAAAAGGGATAACAGCTATAGTATTTGATAGATCTGGGTATAAATACACAGGAAGAATAGCCGCTCTTGCAGAAGCAGCTAGAGAAGCAGGATTAAGCTTCTAA
- the rpsH gene encoding 30S ribosomal protein S8, whose product MYLTDPIADMLTRIRNANAVMHEKVDIPHSTLKDKIAEILKEEGYIANYKVVTDGNKKSIRVYLKYDGKDRIIKGIKRISKPGRRVYSSVEDMPRVLSGLGIAIVSTSKGIVTDRVARRENVGGEILAFVW is encoded by the coding sequence ATGTATTTAACAGATCCAATCGCTGATATGTTAACAAGAATCAGAAATGCAAATGCAGTAATGCATGAAAAAGTAGATATACCTCATTCAACTTTAAAAGACAAAATAGCTGAAATTCTTAAGGAAGAAGGTTACATTGCAAATTATAAAGTTGTTACTGATGGGAACAAAAAAAGTATAAGAGTGTACTTAAAATATGATGGAAAAGACAGAATTATCAAAGGAATCAAAAGAATTTCTAAACCAGGTAGAAGAGTGTATTCTTCAGTTGAAGATATGCCAAGAGTTTTATCAGGACTAGGAATTGCAATCGTATCCACTTCTAAGGGAATCGTTACTGACAGAGTAGCTAGAAGAGAAAACGTAGGTGGAGAAATACTTGCATTTGTTTGGTAA
- the rplO gene encoding 50S ribosomal protein L15, whose translation MKLNELMPSVPRKARKRVGRGESSGLGKTSGKGSNGQNSRAGGGVKTYFEGGQMPIYRRVPKRGFSNAIFKKEYALISLDLLNKFEDGAVVTPEVLFESGLVRDLKDGIKVLGNGSLDKKVTVKAHKVSGSAKAAIEAKGGSVEILEVKTFADVAGNNK comes from the coding sequence ATGAAATTAAATGAATTAATGCCTTCTGTACCTAGAAAAGCTAGAAAAAGAGTTGGAAGAGGAGAATCTTCTGGATTAGGAAAAACATCTGGAAAAGGAAGTAACGGACAAAACTCAAGAGCGGGTGGAGGAGTTAAAACTTACTTCGAAGGTGGACAAATGCCTATCTATAGAAGAGTTCCAAAAAGAGGTTTCTCAAACGCTATATTCAAAAAAGAATATGCTTTAATAAGCTTGGATTTATTAAATAAATTTGAAGATGGAGCAGTAGTTACTCCTGAAGTTTTATTTGAAAGTGGATTAGTAAGAGATTTAAAAGATGGAATCAAAGTGCTAGGAAACGGATCACTTGATAAAAAAGTAACTGTTAAAGCTCATAAAGTTTCTGGATCAGCTAAAGCTGCTATTGAAGCAAAAGGTGGATCTGTAGAAATATTAGAAGTTAAAACATTTGCTGATGTTGCTGGAAACAACAAATAA
- the rplF gene encoding 50S ribosomal protein L6: MSRVGKKPIVVPSGVEVTVNGNEVTVKGPKGTLKKEFNKELVIKHTKEEKHHESLNEIVIERPNDLPEVRAIHGTTRALLNNMVVGVSEGFKKTLNLVGVGYRAAEKGKGLELSLGFSHPIIIDEVPGIKFTVEKNTTIHIEGIEKEVVGQVAANIRAKRPPEPYKGKGVKYSDEVIRRKEGKKS; the protein is encoded by the coding sequence ATGTCAAGAGTAGGTAAAAAACCTATTGTTGTGCCTTCTGGAGTTGAAGTTACAGTTAATGGAAACGAAGTTACTGTAAAAGGTCCTAAAGGTACTTTAAAGAAAGAATTTAACAAAGAATTAGTAATAAAACATACAAAAGAAGAAAAGCATCATGAAAGTTTGAACGAAATCGTTATTGAAAGACCTAATGATTTACCAGAAGTTAGAGCTATACATGGAACAACTAGAGCTCTATTAAACAACATGGTAGTTGGAGTTTCAGAAGGATTTAAGAAAACTTTAAACCTAGTAGGGGTTGGATACAGAGCTGCTGAAAAAGGAAAAGGATTAGAATTATCTTTAGGATTTTCTCATCCTATAATCATTGATGAGGTTCCTGGAATCAAATTCACTGTAGAAAAAAATACTACTATTCATATCGAAGGAATCGAAAAAGAAGTAGTAGGTCAAGTAGCAGCTAACATCAGAGCTAAAAGACCACCTGAGCCATACAAAGGAAAAGGTGTTAAATATTCTGATGAAGTTATTAGAAGAAAAGAAGGTAAAAAGTCGTAA
- the rpsN gene encoding 30S ribosomal protein S14 produces the protein MAKKSMIARDAKRAELCDKYAEKRAELKKRVAEGDMEAMFELNKLPKDSSAVRKRNRCQLDGRPRGFMREFGISRVKFRQLAGAGVIPGVKKSSW, from the coding sequence ATGGCAAAGAAGTCAATGATCGCTAGAGATGCGAAAAGAGCTGAACTATGTGATAAATATGCTGAAAAAAGAGCAGAACTTAAAAAGAGAGTTGCAGAGGGAGATATGGAAGCTATGTTTGAATTAAATAAACTTCCAAAAGACTCTTCAGCAGTTAGAAAAAGAAATAGATGTCAGTTAGACGGAAGACCAAGAGGATTCATGAGAGAATTTGGAATTTCAAGAGTAAAATTCAGACAGCTTGCAGGAGCTGGAGTTATACCAGGAGTTAAGAAATCATCTTGGTAA
- the rpmC gene encoding 50S ribosomal protein L29 codes for MRAKEIREMSTEDLVVKCKELKEELFNLKFQLSLGQLTNTAKIREVRREIARINTILNER; via the coding sequence ATGAGAGCTAAGGAAATAAGAGAAATGTCTACTGAAGACTTAGTTGTTAAGTGTAAAGAGCTTAAGGAAGAATTATTCAACCTAAAGTTCCAACTTTCATTAGGTCAACTTACTAACACTGCTAAAATTAGAGAAGTTAGAAGAGAAATTGCTAGAATTAACACAATCTTAAATGAAAGATAA
- the rpsC gene encoding BS2, translated as MGQKVDPRGLRLGITRSWDSNWYADKKEYAKYFHEDVKIRELIKKNYFHAGISKVKIERTSPSNVVVLVYTAKAGIIIGRKGAEIDNLRVLLEKLTGKKVTVKVQEVKEFNKDAVLVAENIATSIEKRVAYKRAVSQAIMRAMRAGAKGIKVMVSGRLNGAEIARAEWVVEGKVPLHTLRADIDYAVATAHTTYGALGIKVWVFHGEVLPTKREGGEA; from the coding sequence GTGGGACAAAAAGTAGACCCTAGAGGACTAAGATTAGGAATAACAAGATCTTGGGATTCTAACTGGTATGCAGATAAGAAGGAATACGCTAAGTACTTCCATGAAGATGTAAAAATCAGAGAACTTATCAAGAAGAACTACTTCCATGCAGGGATATCGAAGGTAAAGATCGAAAGAACTTCTCCTTCTAATGTAGTTGTTCTTGTTTATACTGCAAAAGCAGGTATAATCATAGGAAGAAAAGGTGCTGAGATAGATAATCTTAGAGTATTACTTGAAAAATTAACTGGTAAAAAAGTAACAGTTAAAGTTCAAGAAGTAAAAGAATTTAATAAAGATGCTGTACTTGTTGCAGAAAATATAGCTACTTCAATTGAAAAAAGGGTAGCATATAAAAGAGCTGTAAGCCAAGCTATTATGAGAGCTATGAGAGCTGGAGCTAAAGGAATCAAAGTTATGGTTTCTGGAAGACTAAATGGAGCAGAAATTGCCAGAGCTGAATGGGTAGTTGAAGGTAAAGTTCCTTTACATACACTAAGAGCTGATATTGATTATGCAGTAGCAACAGCTCACACTACTTATGGAGCTCTAGGAATAAAAGTATGGGTTTTCCATGGTGAAGTTCTTCCAACTAAAAGGGAAGGAGGAGAAGCGTAG
- the rpsQ gene encoding BS16: protein MRNERKVREGIVVSDKMDKTIVIAIETMTLHPIYKKRVKSTTKFKAHDENNVAQTGDRVRIMETRPLSRDKRWRLVEIVEKAR from the coding sequence TTGAGAAACGAAAGAAAAGTTAGAGAAGGAATAGTTGTTTCTGACAAGATGGATAAAACAATTGTTATTGCAATAGAAACAATGACTTTACATCCTATCTATAAAAAGAGAGTAAAAAGTACTACTAAGTTTAAAGCTCACGATGAAAATAATGTAGCTCAAACTGGAGATAGAGTAAGAATTATGGAAACTAGACCATTATCAAGAGATAAAAGATGGAGACTAGTAGAGATTGTCGAAAAAGCTAGATAA